The Pochonia chlamydosporia 170 chromosome 1, whole genome shotgun sequence genome window below encodes:
- a CDS encoding cytochrome p450 protein (similar to Togninia minima UCRPA7 XP_007915140.1): MNVTASPTGAVADVVATNAFGLSATVLTIVHYILLRVLVLCIAAYSTWQYLLRSGALWNSKSEPPMLPYWLPGVGHSIAFLRDTHKTLVGARNYFQTPAQPFSVLIGGRRTYIILDPRHIAETYKKTREMLFDAYIDQVMGYVDVSQNARNIMWSSMVSETSLSVPNSVRSWVRADMIQGPSSREFYGDFLSELDRVLQHDSRFTTGNGHVHGMLKWTGDIIVMVSTNSFFGNACFEHSPELLDAFHTFNHHAWKLLFRYPKILSKTAHDAKDICVHSLTKYFELPQDMRRDAAPFVLRSEDEMRKNGISSRDIAAVLFKLYWAINGNPSILAFWFLAHTLYNPQLKEDIKREVAPAFKNGTQHQPDIQCLLKECPKLNAAFYETMRIHGGASTFRRVVEDTTIAGFEFKPGSDVMMPYRQLHLNKEYWGEDAERFDIDKFLESPKLASARTYRPFGGGATYCPGRHLAQQTALSYLATLVTRYEIQVVGGIESQAFPEMDDKVPTLGIISPVSGQDVQIRVEAVL, encoded by the exons ATGAATGTCACTGCCAGCCCAACCGGCGCCGTTGCCGACGTCGTGGCCACCAACGCCTTTGGGCTCAGTGCAACAGTCTTGACCATTGTTCATTATATCTTACTTCGAGTTCTCGTACTCTGTATAGCTGCATATTCCACATGGCAATATCTTCTGCGAAGCGGCGCACTATGGAATTCCAAGTCGGAGCCTCCAATGCTGCCATATTGGCTACCAG GTGTTGGGCATTCAATTGCCTTCCTTAGAGATACCCACAAGACTCTTGTAGGGGCTCG AAACTATTTCCAGACCCCAGCGCAGCCATTCAGTGTATTAATAGGGGGTCGCCGTACCTACATTATTCTTGACCCACGACACATCGCTGAGACGTACAAAAAGACGAGGGAAATGCTGTTTGATGCATACATTGATCAAGTTATGGGTTATGTTGACGTTTCCCAGAACGCCCGAAATATCATGTGGAGTTCTATGGTTTCCGAAACCTCCCTGTCAGTTCCCAACTCAGTCCGGTCCTGGGTGCGAGCAGACATGATTCAAGGCCCTTCCTCACGAGAGTTCTACGGTGACTTTCTCTCAGAGTTGGACAGAGTGCTACAACACGACAGCAGGTTTACCACAGGAAATGGCCATGTACATGGAATGCTGAAGTGGACGGGTGACATTATCGTTATGGTCTCGACCAATAGCTTTTTTGGAAATGCATGCTTTGAACACTCCCCCGAGCTACTAGATGCTTTCCACACGTTCAATCACCATGCGTGGAAATTGCTGTTCCGCTACCCCAAAATCTTGTCCAAAACCGCACACGATGCCAAGGATATTTGTGTTCACAGCTTGACCAAGTATTTTGAACTGCCTCAAGATATGAGACGGGATGCAGCTCCTTTCGTATTGAGATCGGAAGACGAGATGCGCAAAAACGGTATTAGCTCCCGAGACATTGCGGCGGTCTTATTCAAGCTGTACTGGGC GATTAATGGAAACCCGTCCATTCTTGCCTTTTGGTTCCTGGCTCACACCTTGTACAATCCACAACTTAAGGAAGACATTAAGCGCGAAGTCGCACCAGCTTTCAAGAACGGCACACAGCACCAGCCTGATATCCAGTGTCTTCTAAAGGAATGCCCGAAGCTCAACGCGGCATTCTATGAGACAATGCGGATCCACGGCGGCGCATCGACGTTTCGGCGCGTCGTTGAAGATACCACTATTGCAGGATTTGAGTTCAAGCCTGGCAGTGACGTAATGATGCCCTACCGCCAGCTACACCTTAACAAAGAGTACTGGGGTGAGGATGCGGAACGATTCGACATTGACAAGTTTCTGGAGAGTCCCAAGCTTGCCTCGGCAAGAACGTACCGACCGTTTGGTGGAGGTGCGACGTATTGTCCTGGGAGACATTTGGCGCAGCAGACGGCGTTGAGTTATCTTGCAACTCTTGTGACGAGGTATGAGATACAAGTCGTTGGTGGTATTGAGAGCCAGGCTTTTCCCGAGATGGACGACAAAGTGCCTACGCTTGGCATCATATCCCCCGTCTCAGGACAAGATGTTCAGATTCGGGTCGAGGCTGTACTGTAG